The Bemisia tabaci chromosome 8, PGI_BMITA_v3 genome has a segment encoding these proteins:
- the LOC109038363 gene encoding uncharacterized protein isoform X2 translates to MVANGVLSSFLVFGVLFLMILTGDGTVKTGPPHEATSSSPGWPLAKISSPVSPTSNPSSHTSSPVSRTSKQGSQAESHKNPGCFGFLSPHKKTSGDQKKTQGYVKSQNSGWGSKLNSDFPEEAQGPLQ, encoded by the exons ATGGTCGCGAACGGAGTTCTATCTTCATTTTTAGTGTTTGGGGTCCTATTTCTGATG atcCTCACGGGGGATGGTACCGTAAAAACGGGACCCCCACACGAAGCGACGAGCTCATCGCCCGGATGGCCGTTGGCTAAAATCTCAAGCCCAGTGTCTCCAACTTCAAACCCGTCGTCTCACACCTCAAGCCCGGTGTCTCGAACCTCAAAACAGGGTTCTCAAGCGGAGTCGCATAAAAATCCTGGCTGCTTCGGTTTTCTGTCCCCTCATAAAAAAACCTCCGGCGATCAGAAAAAAACCCAAGGCTACGTAAAGAGCCAAAACAGTGGATGGGGCTCCAAGCTCAACAGCGATTTTCCGGAAGAAGCCCAAGGGCCGTTACAGTAA
- the LOC109038363 gene encoding uncharacterized protein isoform X1: protein MVANGVLSSFLVFGVLFLMILSGVVAPGGKNGQADRPSSSSSRGWSNVGVSTDEERKSPVSCFAGLLVQKKNPNESTSHNGNGSSSHNRNGSNGKSKKNGRRLSFSNSKKKFESSYSGGDILNPSSPRSMPSHRDPYTGLLKD from the exons ATGGTCGCGAACGGAGTTCTATCTTCATTTTTAGTGTTTGGGGTCCTATTTCTGATG ATTCTCTCGGGGGTCGTGGCTCCCGGCGGGAAGAACGGACAGGCGGACAGGCCGTCATCGAGCTCATCCCGAGGATGGTCCaacgtcggcgtctcgacggaCGAAGAACGGAAATCCCCTGTCAGCTGTTTCGCGGGTCTCCTCGTCCAGAAAAAGAACCCGAACGAGTCGACAAGCCACAACGGGAATGGCTCCTCGAGTCACAACAGGAATGGCTCGAACGGCAAGAGCAAAAAGAACGGCCGAAGACTCAGCTTCAGTAACTCCAAGAAGAAGTTTGAGAGCTCGTACAGTGGCGGCGATATTTTGAACCCATCTTCGCCGAGGAGCATGCCCTCTCATCGAGACCCCTACACTGGCCTCCTCAAAGACTGA